The Mixophyes fleayi isolate aMixFle1 chromosome 1, aMixFle1.hap1, whole genome shotgun sequence genome includes a region encoding these proteins:
- the RAB27B gene encoding ras-related protein Rab-27B produces MTDGDYDYLIKLLALGDSGVGKTTFLYRYTDNKFNPKFITTVGIDFREKRVVYSNAGPGGTQGKAFKVHLQLWDTAGQERFRSLTTAFFRDAMGFLLMFDLTSQQSFLNVRNWMSQLQANAYCENPDIVLIGNKADLSDQREVNERQAKELADKYGIPYFETSAAIGQNVEKSVDTLLDLIMKRMEQCVDKTQVPEAVNGGNSGKLDDPKPGGRKCAC; encoded by the exons ATGACGGATGGAGACTATGATTATCTGATTAAGCTCCTGGCCTTGGGAGATTCCGGAGTTGGGAAGACCACGTTCCTGTACAGATACACAGACAACAAGTTCAACCCTAAATTTATCACAACAGTTGGAATAGACTTTCGGGAAAAAAGAGTG GTTTATAGTAATGCCGGGCCAGGCGGTACACAAGGGAAAGCCTTCAAGGTCCATCTACAGCTCTGGGACACCGCTGGACAAGAAAG GTTTCGGAGCCTCACCACAGCATTTTTCCGAGATGCGATGGGTTTCCTGTTAATGTTCGACCTCACCAGTCAGCAGAGTTTTCTGAACGTCCGGAACTGGATGA GTCAGCTACAAGCAAACGCTTACTGTGAGAACCCAGATATCGTATTAATTGGTAACAAAGCTGACTTGTCAGATCAGCGAGAGGTCAATGAGAGGCAAGCAAAAGAGCTCGCCGATAAATACGG CATTCCATACTTTGAAACAAGTGCAGCAATCGGACAGAATGTGGAGAAATCAGTAGACACCCTTCTGGACCTGATCATGAAGCGGATGGAGCAATGTGTGGACAAGACCCAAGTGCCAGAAGCCGTTAACGGAGGAAACTCTGGGAAATTAGATGACCCAAAACCGGGAGGAAGAAAGTGTGCCTgttaa